Sequence from the Agrococcus sp. SL85 genome:
GCCAGTCGTGCAACGCCTCGAAGCGCTTCATCGTCGTCGACGAGCTCTACGACGCCTTCACCGCGAAGCTCGCCGAGAAGGTGGCGGCGCTGCCGATCGGCGGACCCGAGGACGAGGACGCCACCGTCGGCCCGCTCTCGTCCCAGGCCGCGGCCGACCGCATCCGCGAGCAGGTGTCCTCCGCGATCGCCGAGGGCGCGCAGGTGCTCGCGGGCGACGTGGCCTCGAGCGGCGACGCGCGCGTGCAGCCCGCGCTGCTCGGCGGCGTGACCGACGACATGGAGGCGTACCGCGAGGAGCTCTTCGGCCCGGTCGGCACCGTCTACCGCGCGAAGGACGTCGACGACGCCGTGCGCATCGCCAACGACACCCCGTTCGGCCTCGGCTCGCGCCTGTGGTGCAGCGACCCCGAGCTCGCGCGCGAGGTCGCCGACCGCATCGACGCGGGCATGGTCGCCATCAACGGCGCGGGCGCCGAGGACTACGACATGCCCTTCGGCGGCACCAAGCGCTCGGGCTTCGGCCGCGAGCTCGGGCCGCACGGCATGGAGGAGTTCATGAACCGCAAGCTCGTCGTCATGCCCTGACGTCGCGCGCAGCAGGAGGCCCGGACCGGACGGTCCGGGCCTCCGTGCGTGCGGCGTCAGTCGAGCAGCCCCTGCATCCGCTTCGCGATGATGCCGCCGACCTTGGCCGGCACCAGCCGGGCGAGGCGGTCGAGGGCGCGGGCGTCCTTGCCGATGACGACGCGCGGGGCGCCGGACGCGATCGCGTCGACGATCTGCGCAGCGGCGGCCTGCGGCGTCGTCATGGTCGCGGCGGCGGCCGAGGTGTCGGCCGAGGCGCGCATCGTGACGCCCGAGTTGCCGGTGATGTTCGTGCCGACGCCGCCCGGGAAGACGACGGTGACGGCGACGCCCGTGCCCTCGAGCTCGGCGTGCATGCCCTCGGTGAGCAGCTTCACGGCGGCCTTCGATGCGCCGTAGGCCGACTGGCCGGGCACGGGCGCGAGCGCGCCCATGCTCGAGACGTTGAGGAGCGCGGACTCCGAGCGCGCGCGCAGGTGCGGCAGGAACGCCATCGTCGTGTGCACGACGCCCCAGAAGTTCACCTGCATCACGCGCTCGATCTGCTCGTAGGGCAGGTCGCCGATTCGCTGGAAGGGCTGGATGATGCCGGCCACGTTGAGCAGGCCGTCGACCTGCCCGTGCGCGGCGACGACGGCCTCCGGCAGCGCCTCGACGGCGGCGCGGTCGGCGACGGAGGCGACGTGAGTGCTCAGGCGGTCGCCGATGCCCGCGAGGCGGGCGGTCTCGGCGAGCCCCTCGGCGGAGAGGTCGACGGCGGCGACGCGCGCGCCGCGCGCGAGCAGGGCGAGCACGACCTCCCGGCCGATGCCGTTGCCGCCGCCGGTGACGACGAAGGTGCGCTGCGCGATCTGCATGGGGGCCTCCCGGGTGCGGGGCGCCGCCGACGACGCCGTCGCGCCGATGCTACGCCGGGCGTCGGCATCCGGGTGTCGGCATCCGTGCCCGCGCCGCTGATCGCCGAGCGGTCGCATGCGGCTGCGCGAGGGGCACCGGGGCCACCACGAGCGACCCCTCGACGGGCGCGTGTGGCGGGAGCGACCGGTCGGCGAGCGGGCGTGGCGGGGGCGACCGCTCGGCGAGGGGGCGTGGCGGGGGCGACCGCTCGGCGGCCGCGCGTGGCGGGAGCGACCGCTCGGGGAGCAGCGGGGGGCGCGGCGGGGAGCGCTGCTAGGCGACGACGCCGACCATGGGGCGGCCGTCGGCCGCCCACGCGGCCGTGCCGCCCGCGACGTTCACGACGTCGAGGCCCTGCTGCTCGAGGTAGGCCACGACCTGCGCCGAGCGCCCGCCCGAGCGGCAGATGATCGCGGCGCCGTCGGGCACCTCGCCGAGCCGCGCCACGACCTCGCCCATCGGGATGTGGACGGCGCCCACGGCGTGGCCCGCATCCCACTCGTGCTGCTCGCGCACGTCGACGAGCGGGCGGTCGGCGACCTCGGCCGGGGTGATCTCACGCATGGATCGAGGCTAGCGCGGGCCGCGCCCGGCGAGCATCATGGCGGCATGGCTCACGTGCGCACCTGCCTCTGGTTCGACGGACGCATCGAGGAGGCCGCCGAGCGCTACGTGGCGCTCGTGCCCGGCTCCCGCATCCTCGCCGTCACCCGCTACCCGGAGGGCAACCCCTTCCCGAGCGGCTCGCCGGGCGAGGCCCTCACGGTCGACCTCGAGCTCGCGGGCGTGCCCTACCAGCTGCTCGACGGCGGGCCGCTGTTCCCGCAGACCGAGGCCGCCTCGATCGTCGTCACGGTCGACGGCCAGGAGGAGGTCGACCGGCTGTGGGAGGGGCTCGTCGCCGACGGGGGCGCGGAGTCGCAGTGCGGCTGGTGCAAGGACCGCTACGGCGTCTCGTGGCAGGTGGTGCCGCAGCAGCTCGTCGACCTCATGCAGGGGCCGCACGCGCAGGCCGTGACGCAGGCGATGCTCTCGATGCGGAAGCTCGACGTCGCCGCGCTCGAGGCGGCTGCGCACTAGCAGCCCGCGGCCGTCCGCCCGTCAGCGCGCGAGGCGGCGCAGCAGCTCGGCGTGGAGCACGCCGTTCGTGGCGAGCGCCGAGCCGTGCCAGGGGCCGGGCTCGCCGTCGACCGAGGTGAAGGCGCCGCCGGCCTCCTCGACCACGGGCACGAGCGCCGCCATGTCGTACGGCTTCAGGTCGAACTCGCCCACGGCGTCGACCTTGCCCTCGGCGAGCAGCATGTAGCTCCAGGCGTCGCCGTAGGAGCGGGCGCGCCAGACGTCGCGCTGCAGCGCGACGAGGTCGCCGATGCGGCCCGCGCCGTCCCAGCCCTGGATCGAGTTGTACGAGATCGCGGCGTCGGCGAGGTCGGCGACCTCCGAGACGCGGATGCGCTGCGGCGCCGCGCCCTCGCCCCGCTTCCACGCGCCAGAGCCCTGCGCCGCCCACCAGCGCCCGCCGAGCGCCGGGGAGGAGACGACGCCCACCACCGGGTGCCCGTCGACCGCGAGCGCGATGAGCGTGGCCCACACGGGCGCGCCGCGCAGGAAGTGCGCGGTGCCGTCGATGGGGTCGATGATCCACTGGCGCGGAGCCTGGCCCGAGCTGCCGAACTCCTCGCCGAAGACCGCGTCGTCCGGCCGCTCGTCGGCGAGCATGTCGCGGATGCGGCGCTCGACGGCCCTGTCCGCGTCGGTGACGTGCGTGGCGTCCGGCTTCGTCGTCACCTCGAGGTCCCGCGCGCCGAAGCGCTCCATCGAGATCGCATCGGCGGCGTCCGCCATGCGGAGCGCGAGGTCGAGGTCGGCGTCGTAGCGGCTCATGCCCCCAGCCTAGGCGCGAGGCGGCGCGGCGCCGCGGGCCGCGTCACTCCTCGAAGCGCTGCCTGCGGGCGGCGACGAGCGTCGCGAGCATGCGCTGCATCGAGGCGACGCGGCGCGGCTCGAGCCGGCCCTCGGCCGCGGCGATCGCGAGCTCGCAGTACTCCTCGTCGGGCTGGTGCGTGCAGCCGCGCGGGCAGTCCTCGGCGACGGCCGCGAGGTCGGGGAAGCCCTGCAGCACGTTGGCGGTGGCGACGTGGCCGAGGCCGAAGGATCGCACGCCCGGGGTGTCGATGATCCAGCCGTCGCCGAGCTTGAACGAGACGGTGGAGGAGGACGTGTGGCGGCCGCGGCCCGTCACGGCGTTGACGTGGCTCACGGCGCGGTTCGCGCTCGGCACGAGCGCGTTCACGAGCGTCGACTTGCCGACGCCGGAGTGGCCGACCGCGACGGTCGTGTGGCCGTCGAGCCGGCTGCGGAGCGCCTCGACGGGCGGCGCGTCGATCGACGAACGCCACACCTCGATGTCGAGACCCTCGAAGTTCGCGAGGAACGGCTCGGGGTCGGCGACGTCGGTCTTCGTCACGACGAGCACCGGCGTGATGCCGGCGTCGAGCGCGGCGACGAGGTAGCGGTCGACGAGGCCGGGGCGCGGCTCCGGATCGGCGGCCGCGACGACCATGAGCAGCACGTCGGCGTTCGCGACGATGACGCGCTCGACGACATCGACGTCGTCGGCGGAGCGGCGCAGCACCGTCGTGCGCGGCTGGATGCGCACGATGCGCGCGAGCGTGCCCTCGTCGCCCGTCGTGTCGCCCACGACGTCGACGCGGTCGCCCGCGACGATCGCCTGGCGGCGGAGCTCCCGAGCGCGCGCGGCGGTGACGACCGACTCGTCGGGCTCGCCGACGCGCACGGCGAGCGTGTAACGGCCGCGGTCCACGGCGGTCACGATGCCGGTGACGGCATCCTCGTGCGCGGGCCGGTGCTTCGACCGCGCGCGGTTCGCCTTGGGGTTCGGGCGCTCGCGCACGCTCGACTCGTCGTACGCGTCGTACGGGTCCTCGTAGTCGCCGAGCCAGCTCATCGGCTAGGCCCGCCCGCCCTCGAGCATGGCGGCCCAGAGCTCGGGGAACTCGGGGATGGTCTTCGCGGTCGCGCCGATGTCGTCGACCTCGACGCCGGGCACGCGGAGGCCCACGACGGCGCCCGCGGTCGCGATCCGGTGGTCGTCGTAGGCGCTCCAGGCGCCGCCCGCGAGCCTGCCGGGCTCGACGCGGATGCCGTCGGGCAGCGCGGTCGCGGTGCCGCCGACCGCCACGATGTCGTCGACGAGCGCCTGGATGCGGTCGGTCTCGTGCCCGCGGATGTGGCCGACGCCCGTGATCTCGACCGGCGCGGAGGCGAGGGCGCCCAGCGCGGCGATCGTGGGCGCGAGCTCGCCCGCCGCGTGCATGTCGAGCTCGGCGCCGGGGATGGCCCCGCCGACGGCCTCGAGCGTGAGCGCACCGTCGTGGAACGAGGTGCTGGCGCCGAACGCGCCCAGCAGCTCCGGCAGCATCCTGCCCACCTGGGTCGTCTCGGCAGGCCAGCCGTCGAGCACGATGCGCCCGCCCACGGCGACGACGGCGGCGAGGAAGGGCGCGGCGTTCGAGAGGTCGGGCTCGATCTGCTCGTCGAGCGCGGCGATGGGCCCGGGCTCGACGCGCCAGGTGCGCTCGTCGACCGTGCGGGCGTCGACGCCCCGCAGCCGCAGCGCCTCGAGCGTCATCTCGATGTGGGGGAGGGAGGGCAGGCGCGCGCCCTCGTGGCGCAGCGTCAGCCCCTCGTCGAAGCGCGCCGCCGCGAGCAGCAGCGCGGAGACGAACTGGCTCGAGGCGCTCGCGTCGATCGTGACCTCGCCGCCGCGCACCGATCCCTGCCCGTGCACCGTGAAGGGCAGCCGCGGCGCCTCGGCGTCGACGCGCACGCCGAGCGCGCGGAGCGACGCGATCGTCTGGTCCATGGGGCGCTCGCGCGCGTAGGGGTCGCCGTCGAAGGCGACGGGGCCCTCGGCGAGGGCCGCGACGATCGGCAGGAAGCGCATGGCTGTGCCGGCGAGGCCGCAGTCGATCGCGCCGCCGCCCACGAGCGCGCCCGGCTCGATCCGGAGGTCCGGGCCGAAGAGGCCGTCGCCCGTGACCTCGGCGATCGAGGCGCCGAGCGCACGGAGGCCCTCGACCATGATCGTCGCGTCGCGGCTGCGGAGCGGCCGGTGCAGCGTGCTCGGGCCCTCGGCGAGCGCTGCGAGCAGCAGGGCGCGGTTCGTGAGGCTCTTCGATCCCGGCAGCTGCACGCGCGCGTCGATGCGTGCGGTCGCGGTGGGGGCGGTCCACGGTCGGGAATGCTGGGCCTCGGTCATCGGTTCCAATCTAGAGGCCCGCGCCACCGCCGGGCCGGACGGATGCGCAGGAAGGGGGCCGAGTGCCGCTCGCGACACTAGACTCGCCCGCGATGACGACCGAGCAGACCGCTGCCGCCAAGCGCGACGACTTCGTCGAGCAGGCGATGCAGTACGCCGACCAGCTGTACGGCGCCGCGATGCGCATGACGCGCAACCCGGCCGACGCCGCCGACCTCGTGCAGGAGACGCTGCTCAAGGCCTACGCCGCGTACGACTCGTTCAAGCCCGGCACCAACCTGCGGGCCTGGCTGTACCGCATCCAGACGAACACCTACATCAACACCTACCGAAAGCAGCAGCGTCGGCCCTTCGAGGCGCCGCTCGACGACATGGAGGAGTGGCAGATCGGCGACGCCGAGTCGATGTCGGCCTCCTCGTCGCGCAGCGCCGAGGCCGAGGCGATCGACCGGATGCCGTCGGGCATCGTCACGCAGGCGCTGCAGTCGATCTCGGAGGACTTCCGCATGGCGGTCTACTGGGTCGACGTCGAGGGCCTCAGCTACGCCGAGACGGCCGAGGTCATGCACACCCCCGTCGGCACCGTCATGAGCCGCCTGCACCGCGGCCGACGGCTGCTGCGCGGCCTGCTCGCAGACTACGCGCGCGAGCAGGGGATCACCGTGGAGGAGAAGCCGTGATCGAGCAGAAGGAGTCGAAGGGCGACTGCCGCGAGGCGCGCGCCGCCCTCGAGGAGTACCTGCACAACGAGCTGTGCTCGGAGGACGCCGCCGACGTGCGCGCGCACCTGGCCGAGTGCCCCGACTGCAGCGCCGAGCACCACGTGGGCGTCACGCTCACCCACGCGCTCCAGGGCGCGTGCAAGGATCGCGCGCCGGAGGAGCTGCGGGCGAAGCTGCTCGCGAGCCTCCGCGCCGCGAAGGCCGAGCACGAGTAGCCGCACGCGCGGCCGCACGACGACGAGCGGGGATCCGGCGCGGCCGGGTCCCCGCTCGCGTGCGCAGGGCGGCGCTCAGGCGGCCTCGAGCTCCTCGTCCTCGAAGCCCTGCTCGCCCTCCTCGGCCGCCGCCTGCACCGGGATCGAGCCGGTGATCGGCCGGGGGGTGCCCTCGCCGAGGTACCGCTCGGTGCCGGCGAGGGTGAGGAAGGCCGGGTAGGCCTCCTCGAGCGCGGTCTCGCGGAACAGCGCGATCGCCTCGTCGAAGCGGTCGCCCTCGAAGCGCTCGAGCTCGGCCGCGAGCGCGTCGACGAGCGCCTGGCAGCGCTCGCGCGTGATCGTCCTGCCGTCGTCGGTCACCGACTCGTTGTGGATCCACTGCCACACCTGCGAGCGCGAGATCTCGGCCGTCGCGGCGTCCTCCATGAGGGAGTGGATCGCGACGGCGCCGTGGCCGCGGAGCCACGCCTCGCAGTAGCGGATGCCGATCTCGACGTTCGAGCGCAGGCCCTGCTCGGTGATCGATCCCTCGATGCTCGCGAGGTCGATGAGCGCGGCGCCGTCGACCGGCACCTCCTCGCGGGTGCGCGCCAGCTGGTTCGGCGCCTCGCCGAGCACCGCCGCGAAGGCCGCGCGGCAGGTCTCCACGAGCCCCGGGTGCGCGACCCAGGAGCCGTCGAAGCCGTCGCCGGCCTCGCGCGCCTTGTCGGCCGCGACGGCCGCGAGCGCCCGCTCGGTGGCCTCCGGGTCCTTCGCGCTCGGCACGAACGCGGCCATGCCGCCGATCGCGTGGGCGCCGCGGCGGTGGCACGCGCGCACGAGCTGCTCGGTGTACGCCCGCATGAACGGCGCCGTCATCGTGATCCGCGCGCGGTCCGGGAGCACGAACTCCGGCCCGCGCAGGCGGAAGGCCTTGATGATCGAGAACAGGTAGTCCCAGCGGCCGGCGTTGAGGCCCGCCGCGTGGTCGCGGAGCTCCCAGAGGATCTCCTCCATCTCGAACGCCGCCGTGATCGTCTCGATGAGCACGGTCGCGCGGATCGTGCCCTGCGGCAGCACGAGCAGGCGCTGCGCGACGACGAAGACCTCGTTCCAGAGCCGCGCCTCCTCGTGGCTCTCGAGCTTCGGCAGGTAGAAGTAGGGCCCGCGGCCGCGCGCGACGAGCTCGTCGGCGTTGTGGAACAGGTGCAGGCCGAAGTCCACGAGCGCGCCCGACATGGGCGTGCCGTCGACGAGGATGCGGTGCTCGTCGAGGTGCCAGCCGCGCGGCCGCACGACGATCGTGGGCGTCTCGGCGGCCGTCACCCGGTACTCCTTGCCCTCCGGGCTCGTGAACGCGATGCGGTCGCGGATCGCGTCCTGCAGGTTCACCTGGCTCGCGATGACGTTGCGCCACAGCGGGCTCGAGGCGTCCTCGCAGTCGGCGAGCCAGACCTTCGCGCCCGAGTTGAGCGCGTTGATGGTCATCTTGCGCTCGATGGGGCCGGTGATCTCGACCCTGCGGTCCTCGAGGCCCGGCGCCGGGGGAGCGACGCGCCAGGAGGCGTCCTCGCGGATGCGGCGGGTCTCCTCGCGGAAGCCGGGGTCGGCGCCCTCGGCGAAGGCCGCGCGCCGCTGCCGGCGCACCCGCAGCAGGTGCTGGCGGGTGGGCTCGAAGCGGTCGTGCAGCTGCAGGAGGAACGCGAGCGCGTGCTCGGTGAGGACGCGCTCCTGGCCCTCCGCCTGCGCGGTGATGCGGATGCGGCTGCTGCCGCCGGTGGTCGTGGTGTCCATGGTGGTCTCCTCCCGGGGTCGCGGATCAGTGGAACTGCTCGGTCTCGGTGCTGCCCGCGAGCGCGAGCGTGCCCGAGGCGGGGTTGAGGGCGGTGGCGACGAGGTCGAACCAGCCGGTACCGACCTCGCGCTGGTGCTTCGTGGCCGTGTAGCCCTCCGCCTCGGCGGCGAACTCGCGCTCCTGGAGGGCGACGTAGGCCGTCATGTCGTGCTCGGCGTAGCCCTTGGCGAGCTCGAACATCGAGTGGTTGAGGGCGTGGAAGCCCGCGAGGGTGATGAACTGGAAGCGGAAGCCCATGGCGCCCAGCTCCCGCTGGAAGCGCGCGATGTCGGCGTCGTCGAGGTGCTTGCGCCAGTTGAACGAGGGCGAGCAGTTGTAGGCGAGCAGCTGGTCGGGGAACTCGGCCTTGATGCCCTCGGCGAAGCGGCGCGCGACCTCGAGGTCGGGCTTGCCCGTCTCCATCCACAGGAGGTCGGCGTACGGCGCGTAGGCGCGGCCGCGCGCGATGCACGGCTCGATGCCGTTCCGCACCTCGTAGAAGCCCTCGCTCGTGCGGCCGCCGGTGAGGAAGGGGCGGTCGCGCTCGTCGACGTCGCTCGTGAGCAGCGTCGCCGCCTCGGCGTCGGTGCGGGCGATGATGACGCTCGGCACCTGCTCGACGTCGGCCGCGAGGCGCGCGGCGTTCAGCGTGCGGACGTGCTGCTGCGTGGGGATGAGCACCTTGCCGCCCAGGTGGCCGCACTTCTTCTCGCTCGCCAGCTGGTCCTCCCAGTGCACGCCGGCCGCGCCCGAGGCGATCATGCCGCGCATGAGCTCGAAGGCGTTGAGCGGGCCGCCGAAGCCGGCCTCGGCGTCGGCGACGATCGGCGCGAGCCAGTCGCGGCTCGTCGCTCCCGTCTCGCCGCGCTCGACCTGGTCGGCACGCTGCAGCGCGTTGTTGATGCGGCGCACGACCGCGGGCACGGAGTTGGCGGGGTAGAGCGACTGGTCGGGGTAGGTCTGGCCCGCGAGGTTCGCGTCGGCCGCCACCTGCCACCCCGAGAGGTAGATGGCCTCGAGGCCCGCGCGCACCTGCTGCACGGCCTGGTTGCCGGTGAGGGCGCCGAGCGCGCGCACGGGCGACTCGTCGGTCGTGAGGCGGTGGAAGAGGCGCTCGGCGCCGCGGCGGGCGAGCGTGCGCTCCTCGACGACCGAGCCCTGGAGACGGACGACGTCGGCGGCCGAGTAGTCGCGCTCGACGCCGCTCCAGCGGGGGTCGGCGGCCCACTCGAGCTCGAGGCGCGCGGCCTGCTCGGCCATGGTGCTCGGCGTCTGCGCCGGGGTCTGCTCCTGCATGATGTCCTCCTCGTCATCGCCCCCATCGGGGGTGGTGGAAGCCACTCTGCGGGCACTTCTGCGGCCGTGCGCCCCCTGCGCGATGTGAAGAAGTGCACTTCTCTCGCATCCGGGAGGAGTCCGCGCGCGCCGCAGCGGCCGTACGATCGCCGCATGGACGACGCCGCCCTCTCGCCGCCCGGCGCATGGCACCGCAGCGCACCCGCGCACGAGCGGCCGCCCGCCGAGGTCGACGCCCGGCACCTCGGCAAGGCCCTCCGCCACCACCGCAGGCGCGCGGGCCTCACCCTCGACGCCGTGCGCGACGCCACCGGCATCGCGCCGAGCCAGCTCTCGGCGATCGAGACCGGCAAGCGGGAAGCGCGCTTCTCGGCCCTGCAGCAGCTCGCGGCCCTCTACGGCGTCGGCCTCGACGCGCTCACGGGCACCGCGCCGCCCTCGGCGCGCGCCGCCCGCGAGCTGGAGCTCGAGCGCGTCATGGCCTCGAGCGCCTGGCAGCAGGCGCAGCTGCCCACGTTCCGCATCGGCCCGCGCACGCCCGACGACGTGCTCGAGACGGTGCTCGCGCTCGTCGAGCGGCTGGATCGGGCGCAGGAGGAGCGCGTCGCGACGCCCGAGGAGGCGCGGCGCGCGAACACGCAGCTGCGGGCCGAGATGCGCGCGCGCGACAACCACTTCCCCGAGATCGAGGCGGAGGCGCGGCGCGTGCTCGAGCGCGTCGGCTACCAGGCGGGCCCGCTCTCGCAGCACCTCGTCGCCGCGGTCACCGAGCGCCTCGGCTTCACGGTGCACGACGCCGCCGACCTGCCGCACTCCACCCGCTCCGTCACCGACCTCAAGCACCGCCGCATCTACCTCTCGCGCTCGCAGCGCACGGGCCACGACCCGCGCTCGGTGCTGCTGCAGGCGCTCGGGCACCACGTGCTCGGCCACGCGGTGCCGCGCGACTACGGGGAGTTCCTGCGGCAGCGGATCGAGACGAACTACTTCGCGGCCGCCCTCCTCATGCCCGAGCGCACCGCCGTCGCGTTCCTCGCCGAGGCGAAGCAGGCGCGGCAGCTCGCGGTCGAGGACCTCCGCGACGCCTTCGCCGTCTCGTACGAGGCGGCCGCCCATCGCCTCACGAACCTCGCGACCGTGCACCTGGGCATCCCGCTGCACTTCCAGAAGGTGCACGAGTCGGGGATCATCTACAAGGCCTACGAGAACGACGGCGTCACCTTCCCCGCCGACCACACGGGAGCCATCGAAGGCCAGCCCGTGTGCCGCTCCTGGACGAGCCGCGAGGTCTTCGACGCGGCCGACCGCGTGAACGCCTTCGAGCAGTACACCGAGACGCCCGCGGGCACGTTCTGGTGCACCGCGATGACCGAGCGCAGCCCGCAGGGCGAGTTCTCGCTCTCGATCGGCGTGCCCTTCAGCCAGGCGCGCTGGTTCCGCGGCCGCGCCACGAAGCACCGCTCGCGGTCCGCGTGCCCGGATCCCACCTGCTGCCGGCAGCCGCCGGCCGAGCTGCTCGCCGACTGGGCGGGGCAGGCGTGGCCGAGCGCGAGGGCGCACTCGCACCTGCTCGCGGCGCTGCCGCCGGGCGCGTTCCCGGGCGTCGACGAGACCGAGGTGTACGCGTTCCTCGCCTCGCGGGCCTGAGGCGGGCGATCCCGAGGTCGCGGAGGCCCGAGGCCGGCGAGCGGCGGAGGCCCGCTCAGGAGCCGGTGGCGGCGGCGTCGAGCTGGGCGAGGGCGCGGCGCAGCGCGGTGCTCGAGGTGTGCGCGGTGTAGGGGAAGTACACGACCTCGACGCCGTGGGCGCCGAGCGACTGCTCGAGGCGCAGCCCCTTCTCGGTGCCGCGCCAGTCGTCGCCCTTGAAGCAGTGCGTGAAGCCGAGCTCGCGCCACGCGTCGACCTTGTCGGGCGTCGACTCCACGTGCACGCGATCGACGTACCGCACCGCGCGCACGATCTCGACGCGCTCGACCTCGGGCACGACGGGGCTGATGCCCTTGACGAGCTGCAGCATCTCGTCGCTCACGACGCCGGCGATGAGCACGTCGCAACGCTCGCGGGCGTGGCGGAGGATGTTCAGGTGCCCGACGTGGAAGAGGTCGAAGGCCCCCGCCGCGTAGCCGATCCGCTGTGCCATGCACGCCCCCCCGTGGGGTCGGGCGCCGCGCGCTGGGCTCGACGCCTCCTGTTCCGTAACGCTGTTACGCACAGTAGCACGCGGTGATCAGGATGCGGGAGCGGCAGGCGCTGCAGGGGCGGGGCGGCCGTACTCGGGCTCGAAGCGGCCGAGCGCGCCCAGCACCCTGCCCTGCGCGAACCACAGCCTGCGCTGGAAGGTGGCGCTCGCGGCCACGTCGCCGCGCAGGCGCGCGAGCCGCTCCGCCGCGGCGAACACGGGCACGCGCGCGAGCCCGCCCACGAGGTGTCCCGCGCGCTTCGCCGCGCGCGCCGAGGGCAGGCTCGTCGCGGCTCATGATGCGCACGCGCACCTGCCCCTGGCAGACGGCCCTGCGATGCACGAAGGCGCGCGTCGTGCGGGCGGCGACGATGTCGTCGCGCGCGACCGACTCGGCGGAGGCGACGATCGTGCCGCCGGCCGCGAGGAGGCGGTGCCCGAAGTCGAGGTCGGAGCCGCCGGAGAGCCCGAGCGCGACGTCGAAGGCGACGCCGAGCTCGCGCGCCCGCCGCGGGTCGATGAGCACGTTGCCGGTCGAGAGCGCCTGCAGCGGCGTGCCGGTGGGGAAGCGCGTGCGGCGCATGAAGCCGCCGGCCGCGACCCACGGGTCGGTGCCCTCGGGCCACACGTAGCGCACGAAGCCCATGACCGCGTCGGGCCGGTGCGCCTGCCAGGTCTCGACGAGCCCCGCGAGCCAGCCGGGCTCGGGCACGAGGTCGTCGTCGATCATGACGACGAGCTCGTCGCCCTCCGCGGCCTCGAGCGCCGCCTGCCTCGCCGCCGCGATGCCGGGAGCGGGCACGTGGAGGTGCCCGACGCCGAGCGCCGCCGCCGTCTCGCGCGCCGACGCCTCCGGGTCGTTGTCGACCAGCAGGATGCGCCACTGCGCCGGCGCCTCGGCCGCGTCGGCCGCGATCGCCGCGACGAGCTCGGGCAGCAGGGCGGTGCGCCGGTAGGTGGGCACCGCGATCACGACGCGGGGCGCCGGGGCGCCGGCGCTCATCGCGCGGCCCTCCGGTGCGCGACCGCCGCGCGGAAGGCCTCGCGGTGGGCGACGCCCGCGTCGCGCCAGTCGCGCGCCGAGAGGTCGGGCGGCGACGCGGGCGGGCTCGCCGCGGCCTCCGCGAAGCGCAGCAGGTCGTCGGCCGCGAGGTCGCCCTCGAAGGTGCGGATCCAGCCCGGGCCCACCTCGTCGGCGAGCGCCTCGACCACGGGGCCTGCGGGCACGAGCACCGGCCGGCGCAGCGAGAGCGCCGCGAGGACCGAGCCCGAGTTGTGCATGGCTCGGTACGGTAGCACCACGCCGGACGATCGTGTAACGGTGTCCGCGAAGTCGGCCTCGGTGAGGTAGCGCAGGTCGAGCTCGACCCGCGGGTCCGCCGCCGCTCGGCCCCGCACCTCGCGCTCGATGGCGGGCGACGTGGGCGAGCCCGCGACGCGGAGGCGCAGCGCGCCGCCCTCGGCGCCCGTCGCGGCGAACGCGTCGAGCAGCCCCTCCACGCCCTTGTACGGGCGGATGAGCCCCACGTAGGCGAGCAGGCCCGGCTCGGCCGCCGCCTGCGGCATCGGCGCGAACCAGTCGACGTAGTGCCCGTGCGGGATGAGGGTCGCGCCCGAGCCCTCCGGCACGGGCGTGTGGCTGTTGAGGAGGATGCGGTGGTCGGCCCGCCGCTCGACCCACGCGAGGAAGCGCCGATCCCAGCCGCGCGCGCCCTCCGGCAGCCCGAGGTTGTGCGCCGTCCGCACGAGCGCGACGGGCGTGATCGAGAGCCGGATGCGCAGCGCGAGCGCGAAGGCGCGGCGCGCGAGGGCGCGGGAGGGCGTCGAGCCGCCCAGCAGCGTCTCCGGCCAGTGCAGGTGCAGGGCGTCGTAGCGGCCCAGCAGCGCGCGGCGGCGGTCGAGCCGCAGGTGCTCGACGCCGGGCGTCGCCGCGAGCGCGGCGTCGAGCATGTGCAGGTAGGGGTTGGTGGT
This genomic interval carries:
- a CDS encoding glycosyltransferase family 2 protein; the encoded protein is MSAGAPAPRVVIAVPTYRRTALLPELVAAIAADAAEAPAQWRILLVDNDPEASARETAAALGVGHLHVPAPGIAAARQAALEAAEGDELVVMIDDDLVPEPGWLAGLVETWQAHRPDAVMGFVRYVWPEGTDPWVAAGGFMRRTRFPTGTPLQALSTGNVLIDPRRARELGVAFDVALGLSGGSDLDFGHRLLAAGGTIVASAESVARDDIVAARTTRAFVHRRAVCQGQVRVRIMSRDEPALGARGEARGTPRGRARARARVRRGGAARAPARRRGRERHLPAQAVVRAGQGAGRARPLRARVRPPRPCSACRSRILITACYCA
- a CDS encoding glycosyl transferase; the protein is MTSSAPRPIRVMQSFAAVRPTTNPYLHMLDAALAATPGVEHLRLDRRRALLGRYDALHLHWPETLLGGSTPSRALARRAFALALRIRLSITPVALVRTAHNLGLPEGARGWDRRFLAWVERRADHRILLNSHTPVPEGSGATLIPHGHYVDWFAPMPQAAAEPGLLAYVGLIRPYKGVEGLLDAFAATGAEGGALRLRVAGSPTSPAIEREVRGRAAADPRVELDLRYLTEADFADTVTRSSGVVLPYRAMHNSGSVLAALSLRRPVLVPAGPVVEALADEVGPGWIRTFEGDLAADDLLRFAEAAASPPASPPDLSARDWRDAGVAHREAFRAAVAHRRAAR